The following are from one region of the Actinopolyspora halophila DSM 43834 genome:
- a CDS encoding CRISPR-associated helicase/endonuclease Cas3, whose amino-acid sequence MYAHSVNINGDRHGFSEHARATAELAARFAEPFGYSELAYALGLFHDCGKARCAWQEKLLRVEGTDERVGVSHKDLGAHLLKPAAGIAAMAIDGHHGGLSDREVLKELDPEDGDLTDDPVKRFLEAVPEAKEILDLPVNSLVPPEWAGSRLLAELGMRMVFSALVDADHLDTSAHFDGLEAPRVSPDTDMSALRATFERARQQRIADSEDSPINRVREEVYRTAVSHAMGPTDIYGMPAPTGIGKTLTSAGFGLHHAAAHGKKRVIVAVPFTTVTAQNAAEYREMLGAENVLEHHSAVRMPEEGLQALKYRHAAENWDSPFIVTTTVQLFDSLFSRKPARMRKLHRLADSVIILDEVQALPLPVLTPILDALRTLSEHFGTTVLLTSATLPSFQSLDVWRDLEVPEIVDAPAELFERMRRVNYEWWLDPQPTLSEVADHAAEHEQALLVVNTTDDARRIYQHWEDSGIENIVHLSNRMCGAHLKTELDDVRTRLAAGDPVRVVSTQLIEAGVDIDSPVVYRAMAPADSLQQAAGRANREGKGAELGRVIVFDASDMSQPAGYRIGSDITRQYFGPQSDGSVIDPDNLEVLDRYYQVLYRRSNTENADRATAIQDNRSKLDFQAVAEGPLRPSPAGGQAREPSLAFRMLDDDTVPVVAIKYAPEAERHLNLLLSQPERSGQLLRELQPYVVSLPRRLLQDPGIRALCKPVLGDLHVWDHEYHPAYGIDTSNLIERTVL is encoded by the coding sequence GTGTACGCACACAGCGTCAACATCAACGGCGACAGACACGGCTTCTCGGAACACGCACGTGCCACAGCGGAACTGGCCGCCCGATTCGCGGAGCCGTTCGGGTACTCCGAACTGGCATACGCTCTCGGGCTGTTCCACGACTGCGGGAAAGCTCGTTGCGCGTGGCAGGAAAAGCTGCTGCGAGTCGAAGGCACCGACGAGCGGGTCGGCGTTTCTCACAAGGATCTGGGCGCGCACCTGCTGAAACCAGCGGCGGGTATCGCCGCGATGGCGATCGACGGCCACCACGGCGGACTCTCCGACCGGGAAGTGCTGAAGGAGTTGGATCCGGAGGACGGTGACCTCACCGACGATCCGGTGAAGCGCTTCCTCGAAGCCGTCCCCGAGGCGAAGGAAATCCTGGACCTGCCGGTGAACTCACTGGTTCCACCGGAATGGGCCGGCTCCCGGCTGCTGGCCGAACTGGGGATGCGGATGGTGTTCTCCGCCCTGGTGGACGCCGATCACCTCGACACCTCGGCACACTTCGACGGGCTCGAGGCACCACGGGTCTCACCAGACACCGACATGTCCGCCCTTCGCGCAACCTTCGAACGAGCTCGTCAGCAGCGAATCGCGGACAGCGAGGACTCCCCGATCAATCGAGTCCGCGAGGAGGTCTACCGCACGGCGGTCTCACACGCCATGGGGCCGACAGACATCTACGGCATGCCCGCTCCGACCGGGATCGGCAAGACCCTCACCAGCGCCGGTTTCGGACTGCACCACGCGGCCGCGCACGGAAAGAAACGGGTGATCGTGGCGGTTCCGTTCACCACCGTCACCGCTCAGAACGCGGCCGAGTACCGGGAAATGCTCGGGGCGGAGAACGTGCTGGAACACCACTCGGCCGTTCGGATGCCGGAGGAGGGCCTGCAGGCGCTGAAGTACCGGCACGCAGCGGAGAACTGGGACAGCCCGTTCATCGTGACCACCACGGTACAGCTGTTCGACTCGTTGTTCTCCCGCAAGCCCGCCCGGATGCGCAAGCTGCACCGCCTCGCCGATTCGGTGATCATCCTCGACGAGGTGCAGGCCCTTCCGCTGCCCGTGCTCACTCCGATTCTCGATGCGCTGCGCACCCTCTCGGAACACTTCGGAACGACCGTGCTGCTCACCTCGGCGACCTTGCCCTCGTTCCAGAGCCTCGACGTCTGGCGGGACCTGGAAGTTCCCGAGATCGTCGATGCCCCGGCCGAACTGTTCGAGCGGATGCGCCGGGTGAATTACGAGTGGTGGCTCGATCCGCAGCCCACCTTGTCGGAGGTCGCCGACCACGCCGCCGAGCACGAACAGGCGCTGCTGGTCGTGAACACAACCGATGACGCGAGAAGGATCTACCAGCACTGGGAGGATTCCGGGATCGAGAACATCGTCCACCTCTCGAACAGAATGTGCGGCGCACACCTGAAAACCGAACTCGACGATGTACGTACCCGGCTGGCCGCCGGTGACCCTGTCCGCGTGGTGTCCACGCAACTCATCGAGGCCGGTGTGGACATCGACAGCCCGGTGGTCTACCGCGCCATGGCGCCGGCCGACTCGTTGCAGCAGGCAGCAGGACGAGCCAACCGGGAGGGCAAGGGAGCAGAGCTCGGACGGGTGATCGTCTTCGATGCTTCGGACATGTCCCAACCGGCCGGCTACCGGATCGGAAGCGATATCACGCGCCAGTACTTCGGTCCGCAATCCGACGGCTCAGTGATCGACCCGGACAACCTGGAGGTGCTGGACCGCTACTACCAGGTGCTGTACCGGCGTTCCAACACGGAAAACGCCGACCGGGCCACCGCGATTCAGGACAATCGCTCGAAGCTGGATTTCCAGGCCGTGGCGGAAGGACCACTGCGACCGTCCCCGGCTGGTGGACAGGCACGCGAGCCTTCCCTGGCGTTCCGGATGCTCGACGACGACACCGTTCCGGTCGTGGCGATCAAATACGCTCCCGAGGCCGAGCGGCATCTCAACCTTCTGCTCAGCCAGCCGGAGCGGAGCGGACAACTGCTGCGCGAGCTTCAACCCTACGTCGTGTCACTGCCGCGTCGGCTCCTGCAGGACCCGGGGATCCGAGCGCTGTGCAAGCCAGTACTCGGTGACCTGCACGTGTGGGACCACGAATACCACCCGGCCTACGGCATCGACACCTCAAACCTGATCGAAAGGACCGTCCTTTGA
- a CDS encoding tyrosine-type recombinase/integrase, which yields MKVYAGFDPVTQRRHYLTEVVPPGRNADAEAERVRTRLLNQVDERRNPRTNATVEQLLERYLETHFDGEATTLNGYRRATRRHVLPFIGQVKVGQLDADALDSLYAELRRCRDHCTGKQRVDHRTRKPHECDHRCRKHRCRPLGATQIRQVHYLLSGAFKRAVRWKWVASNPVGQAEPPAAPRPEPSPPSAEQAARILHEAWRTDEDWGALVWTAMTTGARRGELCGLRWDHVDPEAAVLRLEQSVAYDEASSSWYVKHTKTHQQRRIALDSESVAVLTDLKQRQHQLAAQFGVELLPDAYVFSPVPGGAEFAHPDTLTQRYERMVRKLGITTTLHKLRHYSATELISSGVDPRTVAGRLGHGGGGTTTLRAYSAWVSEADQRASRALFSRVPERPEGPVAASERAKQRPENPYEHIAHEIRDRIGLGELVDGDRVPTAKQLADQHHVSVGTAGRAVTLLKTWRLAETSRGKPTTVAVGARELVAADDGEQPQRQEAPAEESSGAESIPASEGPRLLHFEVRRLGTTVRTFTAEADPDSPEHLKRLLAASVRHDGRDESEVLDYELNVYGTDGQHLNTFVTMAP from the coding sequence GTGAAGGTCTACGCGGGTTTCGACCCGGTGACCCAGCGGCGGCACTACCTCACCGAGGTGGTCCCTCCGGGGCGCAACGCCGATGCCGAGGCCGAGCGGGTGCGCACCCGACTGCTCAACCAGGTCGACGAGCGCCGCAACCCGCGGACCAACGCCACCGTCGAGCAGCTTCTCGAGCGCTACCTCGAAACGCACTTCGACGGCGAGGCGACCACGCTCAACGGCTACCGCCGAGCAACGCGCAGACACGTGCTGCCGTTCATAGGTCAGGTCAAGGTGGGCCAGCTCGACGCGGACGCGCTCGACTCGCTGTACGCGGAGCTGCGCCGCTGCCGGGACCACTGCACCGGTAAGCAGCGCGTCGACCACCGCACCAGGAAGCCGCACGAGTGCGACCACCGCTGCCGCAAGCACCGCTGCAGACCACTGGGGGCCACCCAGATCAGGCAGGTCCACTACCTGCTGTCCGGCGCGTTCAAGCGGGCGGTGCGGTGGAAATGGGTGGCGAGCAATCCGGTCGGCCAGGCCGAACCGCCGGCCGCTCCCCGACCGGAGCCGAGCCCGCCGAGCGCCGAGCAGGCCGCGCGGATCCTGCACGAGGCCTGGCGCACCGACGAGGACTGGGGTGCGCTCGTCTGGACGGCCATGACCACCGGCGCACGCCGCGGCGAGCTCTGCGGACTGCGCTGGGACCACGTCGATCCGGAGGCGGCCGTGCTGCGGCTCGAGCAGTCGGTGGCCTACGACGAGGCGAGCAGCAGCTGGTACGTCAAGCACACCAAGACGCACCAGCAGCGCAGGATCGCGCTCGACTCAGAGAGCGTGGCGGTGCTGACCGACCTGAAGCAGCGGCAGCACCAGCTGGCCGCACAGTTCGGTGTGGAGCTTCTCCCGGACGCTTACGTGTTCTCCCCCGTCCCCGGCGGTGCCGAGTTCGCACATCCGGACACGCTGACCCAGCGCTACGAGCGCATGGTCCGCAAGCTCGGCATCACCACCACCCTGCACAAGCTGCGGCACTACTCGGCCACCGAGCTGATCTCGTCCGGGGTCGACCCGCGCACCGTGGCCGGACGGCTCGGGCACGGCGGAGGCGGCACCACCACGCTGCGGGCGTATTCCGCGTGGGTCTCCGAGGCCGACCAGCGAGCCTCCCGAGCGCTGTTCTCCCGCGTGCCGGAACGTCCCGAGGGACCGGTGGCGGCCAGCGAACGCGCCAAGCAGCGGCCCGAGAATCCCTACGAGCACATCGCCCACGAGATCCGCGACCGGATCGGACTCGGGGAGCTCGTCGACGGCGATCGGGTGCCGACCGCGAAGCAGCTCGCGGACCAGCACCACGTGTCCGTGGGCACCGCCGGCAGAGCCGTCACACTGCTCAAGACCTGGAGGCTGGCCGAAACGTCCCGCGGCAAGCCAACGACCGTCGCGGTCGGAGCACGTGAGCTCGTAGCCGCGGACGACGGGGAACAACCGCAGCGGCAGGAAGCACCGGCCGAGGAATCCTCCGGAGCGGAGTCGATACCCGCTTCCGAAGGGCCGCGACTGCTGCACTTCGAAGTCCGCCGTCTCGGTACGACCGTCCGCACCTTCACCGCCGAAGCCGACCCCGACAGCCCAGAACATCTCAAGCGCCTGCTGGCGGCCTCCGTCCGCCACGACGGCCGCGACGAATCCGAGGTCCTCGACTACGAACTCAACGTGTACGGCACCGACGGACAACACCTGAACACCTTCGTCACCATGGCGCCGTAA
- a CDS encoding single-stranded DNA-binding protein, protein MYETAVTLVGEVLSAPKSRETRNGNRVASFRMVSTARRFDRTRQCWVDGDRVYATVNCWKQLAESVLYSLDRNDSVVVTGRLRTREYEFEGQRRVTAEVEAGAVGLDVLCSVRTDSDGNTAESGTEEALPSQLRPLGIVESNTAADTRHAIGA, encoded by the coding sequence ATGTACGAGACGGCTGTCACTCTCGTCGGCGAGGTTCTCAGTGCCCCGAAGTCCAGGGAGACGCGAAACGGCAACCGGGTTGCGAGCTTTCGGATGGTCAGTACCGCCCGCCGTTTCGACCGCACCCGTCAGTGTTGGGTGGACGGAGATCGGGTCTACGCCACGGTCAACTGCTGGAAGCAGCTCGCGGAGAGCGTGCTGTACTCGCTGGACAGGAACGACTCGGTCGTGGTCACCGGCAGGCTGCGGACCAGGGAGTACGAGTTCGAGGGGCAGCGCCGTGTCACGGCCGAGGTGGAGGCCGGAGCCGTCGGGCTCGACGTGCTGTGCAGTGTTCGCACGGACAGTGACGGGAATACTGCTGAAAGTGGCACGGAAGAAGCCCTGCCGAGTCAACTGCGGCCTCTCGGAATCGTCGAATCGAACACGGCTGCCGACACGCGTCATGCGATCGGTGCCTGA
- the ettA gene encoding energy-dependent translational throttle protein EttA, giving the protein MAEFIYTMKNVRKTHGDKVILENATLQFYPGAKIGVVGPNGAGKSSVLRIMAGLDHPNNGEAFLSPGYTVGILQQEPPLNEEKTVLGNVEEGVGEIKEKLDRFNSIAEELTTNYTDELMEEMGRLQEELDHADAWELDSQLEQAMDALRCPPPEAEVRYLSGGERRRVALCKLLLSRPDLLLLDEPTNHLDAESVQWLEHFLANYHGAVLAVTHDRYFLDNVAGWILELDRGSTYPYEGNYSTYLEKKQERLAVQGKRDAKLQKRLKDELEWVRSNTKARQNKSRARLQRYEEMASEAEKTRKMDFEEIQIPPGPRLGNLVVEANEMSKGFEGNLLIDRLSFTLPPNGIIGVVGPNGVGKTTLFKTIVGLEEPDSGEVRVGDTVKLSYVDQNRSGIDPDKNVWEVVSDGLDHIQVGQVEMPSRAYVSAFGFKGADQQKPAGVLSGGERNRLNLALTLKQGGNTLLLDEPTNDLDVETLSSLENALQEFPGCAVVISHDRWFLDRVATHILAWEGDEENPAKWFWFEGNFEGYEKNKIDRLGAEAARPHRVTHRKLTRG; this is encoded by the coding sequence ATGGCCGAGTTCATCTACACCATGAAGAACGTGCGCAAAACGCACGGGGATAAGGTAATACTGGAGAACGCCACGCTCCAGTTCTACCCCGGTGCCAAGATCGGTGTGGTAGGGCCGAACGGGGCCGGTAAGTCGAGCGTGCTGCGCATCATGGCCGGACTCGACCACCCGAACAACGGTGAGGCCTTCCTGTCACCCGGTTACACCGTGGGCATCCTGCAACAGGAACCACCGCTGAACGAGGAGAAGACCGTCCTCGGCAACGTCGAGGAGGGTGTCGGCGAGATCAAGGAGAAGCTGGACCGCTTCAACAGCATCGCCGAAGAGCTCACCACCAATTACACCGACGAGCTCATGGAAGAAATGGGCAGGCTCCAGGAGGAGCTCGACCACGCCGACGCCTGGGAGCTGGACTCCCAGCTCGAACAGGCGATGGACGCGCTCCGCTGCCCACCCCCGGAGGCGGAGGTCCGCTACCTGTCCGGTGGTGAGCGGCGCAGGGTCGCCCTGTGCAAGCTGCTGCTGAGCAGGCCCGACCTGCTGCTGCTCGACGAGCCCACCAACCACTTGGACGCGGAGAGCGTGCAGTGGTTGGAGCACTTCCTCGCCAACTACCACGGTGCCGTGCTCGCCGTCACCCACGATCGCTATTTCCTCGACAACGTGGCGGGCTGGATCCTCGAACTCGATCGCGGCAGCACCTACCCCTACGAGGGGAACTACTCGACGTACCTGGAGAAGAAACAAGAGCGGCTGGCCGTCCAGGGCAAGCGGGACGCCAAACTGCAGAAGCGGCTCAAGGACGAGCTCGAATGGGTGCGGTCGAACACCAAGGCGCGGCAGAACAAGTCCCGCGCCCGGTTGCAGCGTTACGAGGAGATGGCCTCCGAGGCCGAGAAGACCCGAAAGATGGATTTCGAGGAAATCCAGATCCCGCCGGGGCCGAGGTTGGGTAACTTGGTCGTCGAGGCGAACGAGATGAGCAAGGGCTTCGAGGGCAATCTGTTGATCGATCGGTTGTCTTTCACGTTGCCGCCCAACGGCATCATCGGCGTGGTCGGTCCCAACGGTGTCGGCAAGACGACCCTGTTCAAGACCATCGTCGGACTCGAAGAGCCGGACAGCGGTGAGGTGCGGGTCGGGGACACGGTCAAGCTCAGCTACGTTGACCAGAACCGTTCCGGTATCGACCCGGACAAGAACGTGTGGGAGGTCGTCTCCGACGGGCTCGATCACATCCAGGTCGGGCAGGTCGAGATGCCCTCGCGCGCCTACGTGAGCGCCTTCGGCTTCAAGGGTGCCGACCAGCAGAAACCGGCCGGTGTGCTTTCCGGCGGTGAGCGCAACAGGTTGAATCTCGCGTTGACTCTCAAGCAGGGTGGCAACACGCTGCTGCTGGACGAGCCGACCAACGACCTGGACGTGGAAACGTTGTCCTCGCTGGAGAACGCGCTGCAGGAGTTCCCCGGCTGTGCCGTGGTCATCTCCCACGATCGTTGGTTCCTCGACCGTGTGGCCACGCACATCCTCGCCTGGGAAGGTGACGAAGAGAACCCGGCGAAGTGGTTCTGGTTCGAAGGCAACTTCGAGGGCTACGAAAAGAACAAGATCGACCGGTTGGGCGCCGAGGCCGCACGTCCGCACCGGGTGACCCATCGCAAACTGACACGCGGCTGA